One segment of Agrococcus sp. ProA11 DNA contains the following:
- the typA gene encoding translational GTPase TypA, with protein sequence MPIASRSDLRNVAIVAHVDHGKTTLVDAMLRQTGSFTAHQAVDDRVMDSGDLEREKGITILAKNTAIRYAGEHTDEPVTINVIDTPGHADFGGEVERGLSMVDGVVLLVDASEGPLPQTRFVLRKALEAKLPVILLVNKTDRGDARIDAVVEESQDLLLGLASDLADDVPDLDLDAVLDVPVVYASGKAGRASTVKPADGALPESENLEPLFAAILEHIPAPTYDDEAPLQAHVTNLDASPFLGRLALLRVKAGVITKGQTVAWVRHDGQVQNLRITELLETKALDRVPAQSAGPGDIIAVAGIPDITIGETLADPDDVRPLPTITVDEPAISMTIGTNTSPLAGKVKGAKLTGRMVKDRLDRELIGNVSLRVVDVGRPDAWEVQGRGELALAILVEQMRREGFELTVGKPQVVTRKIDGVLHEPFEHLTVDVPEEHLGAVTQLLAARKGIMDGMQNHGTGWVRMEFVVPSRGLIGFRTEFMTITRGTGIANAISHGTQPWAGAIVTRSNGALVSDRTGVATPFAMMALQERGVFFVEPGDDVYEGMVVGENSRADDMDINVTKEKKLNNIRSANADELERLTPSKQLSLEECLEWARDDECVEVTPTNVRIRKVILDATTRGREASRLKKQG encoded by the coding sequence ATGCCGATCGCATCGCGATCAGACCTCCGCAACGTGGCGATCGTCGCCCACGTGGACCACGGAAAGACCACCCTCGTCGACGCGATGCTGCGGCAGACGGGCTCCTTCACAGCCCACCAGGCCGTCGACGACCGGGTGATGGATTCTGGCGACCTCGAGCGCGAGAAGGGCATCACCATCCTCGCGAAGAACACCGCCATCCGCTACGCCGGCGAGCACACCGACGAGCCCGTCACGATCAACGTCATCGACACCCCCGGCCACGCCGACTTCGGCGGAGAGGTCGAGCGCGGCCTGTCGATGGTCGATGGCGTCGTGCTGCTGGTGGACGCCTCCGAGGGCCCGCTGCCGCAGACCCGTTTCGTGCTCCGCAAGGCGCTCGAGGCCAAGCTGCCCGTCATCCTGCTGGTCAACAAGACCGACCGCGGCGACGCGCGCATCGACGCCGTCGTCGAGGAGAGCCAGGATCTGCTCCTCGGCCTCGCCTCCGACCTTGCCGATGACGTTCCCGACCTCGACCTCGACGCGGTGCTCGACGTGCCCGTCGTGTACGCCTCCGGCAAGGCCGGTCGCGCCTCGACGGTCAAGCCCGCCGATGGCGCGCTTCCCGAGAGCGAGAACCTCGAGCCGCTGTTCGCCGCGATCCTCGAGCACATCCCGGCGCCCACCTACGACGACGAGGCACCGCTGCAGGCGCACGTGACGAACCTGGACGCATCGCCGTTCCTGGGGCGCCTGGCGCTGCTGCGCGTCAAGGCCGGCGTCATCACCAAGGGCCAGACGGTGGCGTGGGTGCGCCACGACGGCCAGGTGCAGAACCTGCGCATCACCGAGCTGCTGGAGACGAAGGCGCTCGACCGCGTCCCGGCTCAGAGCGCGGGCCCCGGCGACATCATCGCCGTCGCCGGCATCCCGGACATCACCATCGGCGAGACGCTCGCCGACCCGGACGACGTGCGCCCGCTGCCGACCATCACGGTCGACGAGCCCGCGATCTCGATGACGATCGGCACCAACACGTCGCCGCTCGCGGGCAAGGTCAAGGGCGCGAAGCTCACCGGCCGGATGGTCAAGGACCGCCTCGATCGCGAACTGATCGGCAACGTGTCGCTGCGCGTCGTCGACGTCGGCCGCCCCGATGCCTGGGAGGTGCAGGGCCGCGGCGAGCTGGCTCTGGCGATCCTCGTCGAGCAGATGCGCCGCGAGGGCTTCGAGCTCACCGTCGGCAAGCCGCAGGTCGTCACGCGCAAGATCGACGGCGTGCTGCACGAGCCGTTCGAGCACCTGACCGTCGACGTTCCGGAGGAGCACCTCGGCGCCGTGACCCAGCTGCTGGCAGCGCGCAAGGGCATCATGGACGGCATGCAGAACCACGGCACGGGCTGGGTTCGCATGGAGTTCGTCGTGCCGAGCCGTGGCCTGATCGGCTTCCGCACCGAGTTCATGACGATCACGCGCGGCACCGGCATCGCCAATGCCATCTCGCATGGCACGCAGCCCTGGGCGGGAGCCATCGTGACCCGCAGCAACGGCGCGCTGGTGTCGGACCGCACGGGCGTCGCGACGCCGTTCGCGATGATGGCGCTGCAGGAGCGCGGCGTCTTCTTCGTGGAGCCCGGCGACGACGTCTACGAGGGCATGGTCGTGGGCGAGAACTCGCGGGCCGATGACATGGACATCAATGTCACCAAGGAGAAGAAGCTCAACAACATCCGCTCGGCGAACGCCGACGAGCTCGAGCGACTGACGCCCTCCAAGCAGCTCTCGCTCGAGGAGTGCCTCGAGTGGGCGCGCGACGACGAGTGCGTCGAGGTGACGCCGACCAATGTGCGCATCCGCAAGGTGATCCTCGACGCCACCACGCGTGGCCGCGAGGCGAGCCGCCTGAAGAAGCAGGGCTAG
- a CDS encoding ABC transporter permease: MTNPTANGKTPGEGTAGESQTTLVFKRFVRNKTSMVSFVLLVAIFAFSISAIGLGPIPGWWHHNYYQPVPVVDAGKPTLSLIPEWLGGAGFALGEHPFGQTRIGVDYFAATMRGVQNSFLVIVLLAGVATVLGTVVGALAGYYRGWVDAILMRITDVFIVIPLIVVGAVVGRMTGGLGVQYLAITLGFVAWMGIARLVRAEFLSLREREFVEAARVAGASDARIIFKHILPNALGVVIVAASLIAASAILLETALSYLGYGIRSPEASLGLLVSDNQSAFATRPWLFWFPASFIVVPALLINFIGDGLRDAFDPRQKRFSIRRTKELPQDSGSTRNG; this comes from the coding sequence GTGACGAACCCCACCGCTAACGGCAAGACGCCGGGCGAAGGCACCGCCGGCGAGAGCCAGACGACGCTCGTCTTCAAGCGCTTCGTGCGCAACAAGACCTCCATGGTCTCGTTCGTGCTGCTGGTCGCGATCTTCGCGTTCTCGATCTCGGCGATCGGCCTCGGGCCCATCCCGGGCTGGTGGCACCACAACTACTACCAGCCGGTGCCGGTCGTGGATGCTGGCAAGCCCACGCTCTCGCTCATCCCCGAGTGGCTCGGCGGCGCGGGCTTCGCGCTCGGCGAGCACCCGTTCGGCCAGACGCGCATCGGCGTCGACTACTTCGCGGCGACCATGCGCGGCGTGCAGAACTCGTTCCTCGTGATCGTGCTGCTCGCCGGTGTCGCCACCGTGCTCGGCACCGTCGTCGGCGCCCTCGCCGGCTACTACCGCGGCTGGGTCGACGCGATCCTGATGCGCATCACCGACGTGTTCATCGTCATCCCGCTCATCGTGGTCGGCGCGGTGGTCGGCCGCATGACCGGCGGTCTCGGCGTGCAGTACCTCGCCATCACGCTGGGCTTCGTCGCCTGGATGGGCATCGCGCGTCTGGTGCGAGCGGAGTTCCTGTCGCTGCGCGAGCGCGAGTTCGTGGAGGCTGCACGCGTGGCGGGCGCGAGCGATGCGCGCATCATCTTCAAGCACATCCTGCCGAACGCGCTCGGCGTCGTCATCGTCGCGGCATCGCTGATCGCTGCTTCGGCGATCCTGCTCGAGACGGCGCTCAGCTACCTCGGCTACGGCATCCGCTCACCAGAGGCGTCGCTGGGCCTGCTGGTCTCCGACAACCAGTCGGCGTTCGCCACCCGGCCCTGGCTGTTCTGGTTCCCGGCGTCCTTCATCGTGGTCCCGGCGCTGCTGATCAACTTCATCGGCGACGGCCTGCGCGACGCGTTCGACCCGCGCCAGAAGCGGTTCTCGATCCGTCGGACGAAGGAGCTGCCACAGGATTCGGGCAGCACCCGCAATGGGTGA
- the fdxA gene encoding ferredoxin — MTYVIALPCVDLKDRACVDECPVDCIYEGDRMLYIHPDECVDCGACEPVCPVEAIFYEDDTPEEWAEYYEANVHFFDEIGSPGGAAKVGVIKYDHPIVAALPPQQHD; from the coding sequence ATGACCTACGTGATCGCGCTCCCGTGCGTCGACCTCAAGGATCGTGCGTGCGTCGACGAGTGCCCCGTGGACTGCATCTACGAGGGCGACCGGATGCTCTACATCCACCCCGACGAGTGCGTCGACTGCGGCGCGTGCGAGCCCGTGTGCCCCGTCGAGGCGATCTTCTACGAGGACGATACGCCGGAGGAGTGGGCCGAGTACTACGAGGCGAACGTGCACTTCTTCGACGAGATCGGGTCTCCCGGTGGTGCCGCCAAGGTGGGCGTCATCAAGTACGACCACCCCATCGTCGCTGCCCTGCCGCCGCAGCAGCACGACTGA
- a CDS encoding ABC transporter family substrate-binding protein, which produces MTIINKRRGRTLAGMAIGTAAMVALAGCTTTTPDPGTSGETDPSAGAGGSISIAQTNAATALSSATPETNLNTNGMIDYLMGNATGPGSFFYVDNEFNIVPDETNGTVELVTDEPLVVKYTLDPEAVWSDGTPMTTTDLLLQWAIGSGWFDDATYDEETGEVASGNVYFQLAGSTSGLDTTSFPEIDEEAGTLTLEYSEPYVDWNLVNLIGKPAHVFAEHAGFGSTEELATFLAETPEGNPDAPAEPNEQLQSLAELWNTGYNITSMPTDEGLLVGAGMWVPKDFTADDGGFISFEPNPNWRGEMAPGFDELIIRFIGDPNAQITALQNGEVQVIEPQPSADTIAAIEGFGGTLIQGSQLSYDHIDLTMNSEVFADANVREAFLKTIPRQAILDSIVAPVQEDAEVLNSQQFVTNQPQYEDAVAANGYSDFTEPDIEGARELLAGATPTVSILYNTNNPNRVDAFQLIQASASEAGFNIVDAGSPDWGSLLGSGSYDASIFGWISAGVGYAGLPQIWKTNGGGNYNGYSNSEVDALVDESQMTIGDEERLTEIQIEIDALTRDDFYGLPLFQTPGLVATNGAVDGVVYNGGQTGVIWNTWEWSLVG; this is translated from the coding sequence GTGACAATCATCAACAAGCGTCGCGGCCGCACGCTTGCAGGCATGGCCATCGGCACCGCTGCCATGGTCGCGCTCGCGGGCTGCACCACGACCACCCCCGACCCGGGCACCTCGGGCGAGACCGACCCGAGCGCGGGCGCCGGTGGCTCGATCAGCATCGCGCAGACCAACGCTGCGACGGCGCTGTCCTCGGCCACGCCGGAGACCAACCTCAACACCAACGGCATGATCGACTACCTCATGGGTAACGCGACCGGCCCGGGTTCGTTCTTCTACGTCGACAACGAGTTCAACATCGTTCCGGACGAGACCAACGGCACGGTCGAGCTCGTCACCGACGAGCCGCTGGTCGTCAAGTACACCCTCGACCCCGAGGCTGTCTGGTCGGACGGCACGCCGATGACGACCACCGACCTGCTGCTGCAGTGGGCGATCGGCTCGGGCTGGTTCGACGACGCGACCTACGACGAGGAGACGGGCGAGGTCGCTTCCGGCAACGTCTACTTCCAGCTCGCTGGCTCCACCTCGGGTCTTGACACCACGTCGTTCCCCGAGATCGACGAAGAGGCCGGCACGCTGACGCTCGAGTACAGCGAGCCGTACGTCGACTGGAACCTCGTCAACCTGATCGGCAAGCCGGCGCACGTGTTCGCTGAGCACGCTGGCTTCGGCTCGACCGAGGAGCTCGCGACCTTCCTGGCCGAGACGCCCGAGGGCAACCCGGACGCTCCGGCCGAGCCGAACGAGCAGCTCCAGTCGCTCGCCGAGCTGTGGAACACGGGCTACAACATCACGTCGATGCCGACGGACGAGGGTCTCCTCGTCGGTGCCGGCATGTGGGTCCCGAAGGACTTCACGGCCGACGACGGTGGCTTCATCTCCTTCGAGCCGAACCCCAACTGGCGCGGCGAGATGGCCCCGGGCTTCGACGAACTGATCATCCGCTTCATCGGTGACCCCAACGCGCAGATCACGGCACTCCAGAACGGCGAGGTGCAGGTCATCGAGCCGCAGCCGTCGGCTGACACCATCGCCGCGATCGAGGGCTTCGGCGGCACGCTGATCCAGGGTTCGCAGCTGTCGTACGACCACATCGACCTCACGATGAACTCCGAGGTGTTCGCCGACGCGAACGTCCGCGAGGCCTTCCTCAAGACCATCCCGCGCCAGGCGATCCTCGACTCGATCGTGGCACCGGTGCAGGAGGACGCCGAGGTGCTCAACTCGCAGCAGTTCGTCACGAACCAGCCGCAGTACGAGGACGCAGTGGCCGCCAACGGCTACTCGGACTTCACCGAGCCCGACATCGAGGGCGCTCGTGAGCTGCTCGCCGGCGCCACGCCGACGGTCAGCATCCTCTACAACACGAACAACCCGAACCGCGTCGACGCGTTCCAGCTGATCCAGGCCAGCGCTTCGGAGGCCGGCTTCAACATCGTCGACGCCGGCTCGCCCGACTGGGGCAGCCTGCTCGGATCGGGCAGCTACGACGCATCGATCTTCGGTTGGATCTCCGCGGGTGTCGGCTACGCCGGCCTCCCGCAGATCTGGAAGACCAACGGTGGTGGCAACTACAACGGCTACTCGAACTCCGAGGTCGACGCTCTCGTCGACGAGTCGCAGATGACCATCGGTGACGAGGAGCGTCTGACCGAGATCCAGATCGAGATCGACGCACTCACCCGCGATGACTTCTACGGCCTGCCGCTGTTCCAGACCCCCGGTCTGGTTGCAACGAACGGTGCCGTCGACGGTGTCGTCTACAACGGCGGCCAGACGGGCGTCATCTGGAACACCTGGGAGTGGTCGCTCGTCGGCTGA
- a CDS encoding PIG-L family deacetylase: protein MDSRLERVMFVHAHPDDETLSTGAAIATVAADGGDAVVVTFTLGERGEVRAERLAAVHEVGIGEVRRAELDAALRALGARGRRIHGWDDSGMAWHANGKAGAAPDAPPTSMSRADIDDLADALSVVVEEVDPTALVTYDADGGYGHPDHVAAHHAAVLVARRYDLPLYVRTPHAADASFELEPVRERVLGALAAHGSQLTVDGDDVLHVGGQRRPIDRVEHYRLIEARPKRSTRWLLRVGALLAGIVVGTVGTFSHQQLPWGLGLSLIAAVGLIAGVRAASGSRPMTIAAVLGVVGVIAIIAIDPLGRGAWGTERSLVPANAAGWLWSLVPALASLIALAWPNAESMRRLRMVSRTRTEGETAR, encoded by the coding sequence ATGGATTCCCGCCTCGAGCGCGTGATGTTCGTGCACGCCCACCCCGACGACGAGACGCTCTCGACCGGCGCCGCGATCGCCACCGTTGCCGCCGACGGAGGGGATGCGGTGGTGGTGACGTTCACGCTCGGCGAGCGCGGTGAGGTGCGCGCGGAGCGCCTGGCAGCAGTTCACGAGGTCGGCATCGGCGAGGTGCGGCGCGCCGAGCTCGACGCGGCCCTCCGGGCTCTCGGCGCTCGCGGCCGCCGCATCCACGGCTGGGATGACTCCGGCATGGCGTGGCACGCGAACGGCAAGGCCGGCGCCGCACCCGACGCGCCGCCCACCTCAATGAGCAGGGCCGACATCGACGACCTCGCGGATGCGCTCAGCGTCGTGGTCGAGGAGGTCGATCCGACCGCGCTCGTGACCTACGACGCCGATGGCGGATACGGGCATCCGGATCACGTCGCTGCGCACCACGCCGCCGTGCTCGTGGCCCGCCGGTACGACCTGCCGCTCTACGTGCGCACGCCCCACGCGGCCGACGCCTCGTTCGAGCTCGAGCCGGTGCGCGAGCGCGTGCTGGGCGCGCTCGCGGCGCACGGCTCGCAGCTGACCGTCGACGGCGATGACGTGCTGCACGTGGGCGGCCAACGGCGACCGATCGACAGGGTCGAGCACTACCGGCTCATCGAGGCACGGCCGAAGCGCAGCACGCGGTGGCTGCTGCGCGTCGGCGCGCTGCTCGCCGGCATCGTCGTCGGCACGGTCGGCACCTTCTCGCACCAGCAGCTGCCCTGGGGCCTGGGGCTCTCGCTCATCGCCGCCGTCGGACTCATCGCCGGTGTGCGCGCGGCGAGCGGTTCCCGACCGATGACCATCGCGGCGGTGCTGGGCGTCGTGGGAGTGATCGCGATCATCGCGATCGACCCGCTCGGGCGCGGGGCGTGGGGCACGGAGCGCTCGCTCGTGCCCGCCAACGCCGCGGGGTGGCTCTGGTCGCTGGTGCCGGCGCTCGCGTCGCTCATCGCCCTGGCGTGGCCGAACGCCGAGTCGATGCGGCGGCTTAGGATGGTCAGCAGGACCAGGACAGAAGGGGAGACAGCCCGATGA
- a CDS encoding PH domain-containing protein translates to MNDDLRTVTVHSRVNRGMAIASWALLAVLGVLIALGSTLQGVAAVALGGAWLAYAVHVFLWAPSLTVDDGGNEIRNPLRTVRVPWEALIHVDTRFALTLHTPGAAWTVWCAPQASALVGRAKARRAREDRDDRDPRNPLDAGVRIGDLRGTESGDAAALVRQRWAEHRSDIDAGDVAVPTSIHRGRAVALVIGPVLATVVPLLL, encoded by the coding sequence GTGAACGACGATCTGCGCACCGTGACGGTCCACTCTCGCGTCAATCGGGGCATGGCGATCGCCTCGTGGGCGCTGCTCGCCGTGCTGGGCGTGCTGATCGCGCTGGGCTCCACCCTGCAGGGCGTCGCCGCCGTCGCGCTCGGGGGCGCCTGGCTGGCCTACGCGGTGCACGTCTTCCTCTGGGCTCCGAGCCTGACGGTCGACGACGGCGGCAACGAGATCCGCAATCCGCTGCGCACCGTCAGGGTGCCCTGGGAGGCGCTGATCCACGTGGACACGCGCTTCGCGCTCACGCTGCACACGCCCGGCGCCGCATGGACCGTCTGGTGCGCGCCGCAGGCGAGCGCCCTGGTCGGCCGCGCCAAGGCACGTCGCGCTCGCGAGGATCGCGATGACCGCGATCCGCGCAATCCGCTCGACGCCGGTGTGCGCATCGGCGACCTGCGCGGCACCGAGTCGGGCGACGCCGCCGCGCTCGTGCGTCAGCGCTGGGCGGAGCACCGCTCCGACATCGACGCCGGCGACGTCGCGGTGCCCACGAGCATCCACCGGGGTCGCGCGGTCGCGCTCGTCATCGGCCCCGTGCTCGCGACCGTCGTGCCGCTGCTGCTCTGA
- a CDS encoding ABC transporter permease — translation MLSFIVRRILASILTLLVASFIMYVLTANSGNPLEDLQGSNAPNAQLLIGQRIERLDLDVPPPLRWFGWLAGAAGCLTPFTPCDLGTDLNYTPVTALLGNATASTVRLVAASTILAILFGVITGIVSALRQYSAFDLGMTFVSFFLYSLPSFLAAVLLKEFIAIDFNNWLSNGDSSIGLIPSIVFALLIGAIMQALTAGSVRRRVLTFAIATAATLGMLLYLDAVNWFQRPGLGAVGLLLLIGGTVFGVVAVLAGFANRRALLGAGIAGVLTYGSYFALQGLFDISTVWTVGIVALGTLAVCFVVGWVIGGPDRSLVIRVTMLVGFLGMLLVIADRFLQAWPAYLSNPRINNRPIATVGEQTVGLSGDMWVMGLDTFTHFLLPTISLTLISFAGYTRYARAGLLEVLNQDYIRTARAKGLSERVVITRHAFRNMLIPITTIVAADIGVLLGGALITERVFAISGMGALFTVALGRVDVNPVMGYFIVIAITAILFNFLADLSYALLDPRVRVK, via the coding sequence GTGCTCAGCTTCATCGTGAGGCGCATCCTTGCCTCCATTCTCACCCTGCTCGTCGCGTCGTTCATCATGTACGTGCTGACGGCGAACTCAGGGAACCCCCTGGAAGACCTCCAGGGCTCGAACGCCCCGAACGCACAGCTGCTGATCGGCCAGCGCATCGAACGACTCGACCTCGACGTGCCGCCGCCGCTCCGCTGGTTCGGCTGGCTCGCAGGCGCAGCGGGCTGCTTGACGCCCTTCACGCCCTGTGACCTCGGCACCGACCTGAACTACACACCCGTGACCGCGCTGCTCGGCAACGCCACCGCCTCAACGGTGAGGCTGGTCGCCGCCTCCACGATCCTCGCGATCCTGTTCGGCGTCATCACGGGCATCGTCTCGGCCCTCCGCCAGTACTCGGCGTTCGACCTCGGCATGACGTTCGTGAGCTTCTTCCTGTACTCGCTGCCGTCGTTCCTCGCCGCCGTGCTGCTGAAGGAGTTCATCGCGATCGACTTCAACAACTGGCTCTCGAACGGCGACTCGAGCATCGGGCTCATCCCGTCGATCGTCTTCGCGCTGCTGATCGGCGCGATCATGCAGGCGCTCACCGCGGGCTCGGTCCGCAGACGCGTGCTCACCTTCGCCATCGCGACCGCTGCCACCCTCGGGATGCTCCTGTACCTGGATGCGGTGAACTGGTTCCAGCGGCCGGGGCTCGGCGCTGTCGGGCTGCTGCTGCTGATCGGCGGCACGGTCTTCGGCGTCGTCGCGGTGCTGGCGGGCTTCGCCAACCGGCGGGCGCTGCTGGGCGCGGGCATCGCGGGCGTGCTCACCTACGGCTCGTACTTCGCGCTCCAGGGCCTGTTCGACATCTCGACGGTCTGGACCGTCGGCATCGTCGCGCTCGGCACACTCGCCGTCTGCTTCGTGGTCGGCTGGGTCATCGGCGGCCCGGATCGGAGCCTGGTCATCCGCGTGACGATGCTCGTCGGCTTCCTCGGGATGCTGCTGGTCATCGCCGACCGCTTCCTCCAGGCATGGCCCGCGTACCTGTCGAACCCGCGCATCAACAACCGGCCCATCGCCACGGTCGGCGAGCAGACGGTCGGGCTCTCCGGCGACATGTGGGTGATGGGGCTCGACACGTTCACGCACTTCCTGCTGCCGACCATCTCGCTCACGCTCATCTCGTTCGCGGGCTACACGCGCTATGCGCGCGCCGGCCTGCTCGAGGTGCTCAACCAGGACTACATCCGCACCGCACGGGCGAAGGGCCTGTCTGAGCGCGTCGTGATCACGCGGCACGCGTTCCGCAACATGCTCATTCCGATCACGACCATCGTCGCCGCCGATATCGGCGTGCTGCTCGGCGGCGCCCTCATCACGGAGCGCGTGTTCGCGATCAGTGGCATGGGTGCGCTGTTCACCGTGGCGCTCGGCAGAGTGGACGTGAACCCGGTCATGGGCTACTTCATCGTGATCGCCATCACCGCGATCCTGTTCAACTTCCTCGCAGACCTGAGCTACGCGCTCCTCGACCCGAGAGTGAGGGTCAAGTGA
- a CDS encoding ABC transporter ATP-binding protein: MTSTHTEPVHGEHSDVPALQITGLSVDFAVDGYWIPAAREISYEIGRGEVVAVVGESGSGKSVSSMAILDLLPKNARVRGSIKLGGDELTEISPTEMREVRGNRVSAIFQEPMTALNPVFTVGFQIMEALRIHRNMAPSAAQERALEMLDLVELPDAMKAFKSYPHQLSGGQRQRAMIAMALSLDPELLIADEPTTALDVTVQAEILELMRDLKDRLGSAVLLITHDMGVVADLADWVVVMEQGRIVEQGPVREIFSNPQQPYTQMLLSSVPRLGEGGGDQEAIDLTAALALSTHADVADEELQRRVEVNARAAEEATRSEKVFDGKPALVLDSVAIEYGKKGKLGTFRAVDGVSLQIRPGEILGLVGESGSGKSTIGRAAIGLQPIAEGRLEVAGIDISNIDRKLARSLNRKVGIVFQDPSSSLNPRLPIGESIGEPMYLAKIHRGKALDTRVEELLDAVRLPQSYRNRFPHELSGGQKQRVGIARALSMSPELLVADEPTSALDVSVQATVLELLRELQQEQGFACLFISHDLAVVDLMSDRIAVMHHGKIVEQGKRDAILRAPKEPYTQRLIAAIPVPDPDKQAARRAVRLEVLARTSEESPERDVPALADPQRIAHDRQADQTLDEEEKL; encoded by the coding sequence ATGACTTCCACCCACACCGAGCCGGTGCACGGCGAGCACAGCGATGTGCCCGCACTGCAGATCACCGGCCTGAGCGTCGACTTCGCCGTCGACGGCTACTGGATCCCGGCCGCACGAGAGATCTCCTACGAGATCGGCAGGGGCGAGGTCGTCGCCGTGGTCGGCGAATCCGGCTCCGGCAAGAGCGTCTCGTCCATGGCGATCCTCGACCTGCTGCCGAAGAACGCGCGCGTGCGCGGCTCGATCAAGCTGGGCGGCGACGAGCTCACCGAGATCTCGCCCACCGAGATGCGCGAGGTGCGCGGCAACCGCGTCTCCGCGATCTTCCAGGAGCCGATGACCGCGCTGAACCCCGTGTTCACGGTCGGCTTCCAGATCATGGAGGCCCTGCGCATCCACCGCAACATGGCGCCCAGCGCAGCGCAGGAGCGCGCGCTGGAGATGCTCGACCTGGTCGAGCTGCCCGATGCCATGAAGGCGTTCAAGTCCTACCCGCACCAGCTCTCCGGCGGTCAGCGCCAGCGCGCCATGATCGCCATGGCGCTCTCGCTCGACCCCGAGCTGCTGATCGCGGATGAGCCGACCACGGCGCTCGACGTGACGGTGCAGGCCGAGATCCTCGAGCTCATGCGCGACCTCAAGGATCGCCTCGGTTCCGCCGTGCTCCTCATCACCCACGACATGGGCGTCGTGGCCGACCTCGCCGACTGGGTGGTCGTGATGGAGCAGGGCCGCATCGTCGAGCAGGGCCCGGTGCGCGAGATCTTCTCCAACCCGCAGCAGCCCTACACGCAGATGCTGCTGTCGTCCGTGCCACGGCTGGGCGAGGGAGGCGGAGACCAGGAGGCCATCGACCTGACCGCCGCGCTCGCGCTCTCGACGCACGCCGACGTCGCCGACGAGGAGCTCCAGCGACGCGTCGAGGTCAACGCGCGCGCAGCCGAGGAGGCCACGCGCAGCGAGAAGGTGTTCGACGGCAAGCCCGCGCTCGTGCTCGACAGCGTCGCGATCGAGTACGGCAAGAAGGGCAAGCTCGGCACCTTCCGCGCCGTCGACGGGGTCTCGCTGCAGATCCGTCCCGGTGAGATCCTCGGCCTGGTCGGCGAGTCGGGCTCCGGCAAGTCGACCATCGGACGCGCCGCGATCGGCCTGCAGCCCATCGCCGAGGGACGGCTCGAGGTCGCGGGCATCGACATCTCCAACATCGATCGCAAGCTCGCGCGCAGCCTCAACCGCAAGGTTGGCATCGTCTTCCAGGACCCGTCGTCGTCGCTCAACCCCCGGCTGCCGATCGGCGAGTCGATCGGCGAGCCGATGTACCTGGCGAAGATCCACCGCGGGAAGGCGCTCGACACGCGCGTCGAGGAGCTGCTCGACGCCGTGCGGCTGCCGCAGTCCTACCGCAACCGCTTCCCGCACGAGCTCTCCGGCGGCCAGAAGCAGCGCGTCGGCATCGCCAGAGCGCTGTCGATGAGCCCCGAGCTGCTGGTCGCCGACGAGCCGACGAGCGCGCTCGACGTCTCGGTGCAGGCGACCGTGCTGGAGCTGCTGCGGGAGCTGCAGCAGGAGCAGGGCTTCGCCTGCCTGTTCATCAGCCACGACCTCGCGGTGGTCGACCTGATGTCGGATCGCATCGCGGTGATGCACCACGGCAAGATCGTCGAGCAGGGCAAGCGCGACGCCATCCTGCGCGCGCCCAAGGAGCCCTACACGCAGCGACTGATCGCGGCCATCCCGGTGCCCGACCCCGACAAGCAGGCCGCGCGCCGCGCCGTGCGCCTCGAGGTGCTCGCGCGCACTTCGGAGGAGTCGCCGGAGCGCGACGTTCCGGCGCTCGCCGACCCTCAGCGGATCGCCCACGACCGGCAGGCAGACCAGACGCTCGACGAGGAAGAGAAGCTCTAG